In one Parambassis ranga chromosome 6, fParRan2.1, whole genome shotgun sequence genomic region, the following are encoded:
- the slc15a5 gene encoding LOW QUALITY PROTEIN: solute carrier family 15 member 5 (The sequence of the model RefSeq protein was modified relative to this genomic sequence to represent the inferred CDS: deleted 2 bases in 1 codon), which produces MGAGDFQRLPEGKRPRRQVSLTPCRDRGPQRKSHKKLQVIICVLLVELCERFTFFGIVCNMILFCTVKLGYDSYLAATVNLCFVGASTLTPVLVGWFAETCLGRTKVLYLCAFLHFVGTAMLPVVAFPFEDFYIDTHHMTHQLEPREQQILFYLGLLAAALGIGGIRAILCPMGAYSLQGNNQHQLLCFFNWFYWLVNLNSTVVFLGIAYIQQSVAKSLGFLIPFTSVLLALIAIHMMCNKLTYKPKKGGSLLTTLGVFCNSVKMCCLHYRHLSGDVTSWLDRAKENNGGRYSETHVENVKVLAKLFPLYGLQLLYRACITQIPSGYYIQTMNSNLHLNDLLLPIGVMNVISILPLLLLAPLIACVMTCYLSMEKTPLAPAKLITLLSHHPTLSIPLPALGHVCATLSVLVAGLSEVHRKAYPLVEQTLSGKVLQVSSMPCFHLAPQYILLGVAEALVTPACSLISFQLTPSHIRGISLHFLTLSYGGGCFLGALIIQLVYFFSGGTFYPNVLHDGHLERFFFLLAALMAINTVVFWGVSKRYIDLSVQGKALTTSLLTEKLLHYKTRLRFYDTVDHSSIDCIL; this is translated from the exons ATGGGAGCAGGAGACTTTCAAAGACTTCCAGAGGGCAAACGCCCGCGCCGCCAAGTCTCCCTGACCCCCTGTCGAGACCGAGGACCACAGAGGAAGTCACACAAGAAGCTCCAGGTCATCatctgtgtgctgctggtggagctgtGTGAAAGATTCACTTTCTTTGGGATTGTATGCAACATGATTCTTTTTTGCACTGTGAAGCTGGGCTATGACAGCTACCTAGCTGCGACAGTCAACCTATGCTTTGTAGGAGCCAGCACACTCACTCCTGTTTTGGTGGGTTGGTTCGCAGAAACCTGCTTAGGAAGGACTAAGGTGCTCTATTTGTGTGCATTTCTTCATTTCGTTG GCACGGCCATGCTGCCTGTGGTTGCATTTCCCTTCGAAGATTTTTATATTGACACCCATCACATGACCCACCAGCTGGAGCCTCGGGAGCAGCAGATCTTGTTCTATCTCGGCCTCCTGGCTGCTGCACTGGGCATTGGTGGCATCCGGGCTATCCTCTGTCCCATGGGAGCCTATAGTCTACAGGGCAACAACCAGCATCAGCTCTTGTGCTTCTTCAACTG GTTCTACTGGTTGGTGAACCTGAATTCCACTGTTGTCTTTCTGGGCATTGCTTACATCCAGCAATCTGTGGCCAAAAGCCTGGGCTTCCTGATCCCCTTCACTTCTGTGCTGCTGGCACTCATTGCTATTCACATGATGTGCAACAAACTGACCTACAAACCTAAGAAAG GTGGATCATTACTGACCACACTTGGAGTTTTTTGTAACTCAGTTAAGATGTGTTGCCTTCATTATCGCCACCTGAGTGGAGACGTGACATCTTGGCTGGACCGGGCGAAAGAGAACAATGGTGGCCGGTACAGCGAGACAcatgtagaaaatgtcaaagtcCTGGCCAAGCTCTTCCCTCTTTACGGGCTTCAGCTGCTGTACAGAGCCTGCATTACACAG ATTCCCTCGGGGTACTACATACAGACGATGAACTCTAACCTTCACCTGAACGACCTCCTGTTGCCCATTGGTGTCATGAATGTGATTAGcatcctccctctgctgctgttagctCCTCTCATAGCGTGTGTGATGACCTGCTACCTCTCCATGGAAAAAACTCCTCTGGCACCTGCAAAGCTCATCA CCCTCCTCTCTCATCACCCCACCCTGTCCATC CCCCTTCCAGCTCTGGGCCATGTGTGTGCCACTCTGTCGGTGCTTGTAGCAGGTTTGTCTGAAGTGCACAGGAAGGCCTACCCCCTGGTCGAGCAGACTCTATCCGGGAAGGTTCTGCAAGTGTCGTCCATGCCCTGTTTCCATTTGGCTCCTCAGTACATCCTCCTCGGTGTGGCAGAGGCTCTGGTTACCCCTGCAT GCTCCCTGATATCTTTTCAGCTGACCCCAAGCCACATCAGAGGGATCTCCCTGCACTTCCTCACACTATCCTACGGAGGGGGCTGTTTTCTAGGAGCCCTCATCATTCAGCTGGTGTACTTTTTCTCTGGAG GTACCTTCTACCCAAATGTACTACATGATGGCCATCTGGAGAGATTCTTCTTCCTTCTGGCTGCACTGATGGCTATAAATACTGTAGTGTTTTGGGGCGTATCAAAGAG GTACATAGACCTGAGTGTGCAGGGGAAAGCACTGACCACCAGCCTACTGACTGAGAAGCTGCTGCATTACAAGACCAGGCTGCGTTTCTATGATACTGTTGATCACTCCTCCATTGATTGTATTTTATGA
- the ccdc34 gene encoding coiled-coil domain-containing protein 34 produces MPGGRMLSSASNGFSSTPVKSSQGKYLHSSKGFDGDVLSDDEDTFSLLSPIYHDSFDSDEEDVESISAQQNSSRQRDDSRLSMSPVRCELPQTPSDQMLGPAVQPAASPALSAWEMWLVNKAKEDRLKMEKKADEERFLKEKKEQEERQREQKNIITEEKIQGWLKIKNDQERNKQLEKQRKDEEEMQKQLEKQREIHLKAEQKYKDWLQKKNQEKKEKEQRERNEAALKEQQEKERRGRAEEKFKDWLVKANEKSRATPKSPRCTTSPYDKSYTSPSFYNPIPWKPIHNPPPETSLNKTPGKKSQKQKKSQQSTKTAFRPSNTLSAAYLLQRR; encoded by the exons ATGCCTGGAGGGAGGATGCTTAGCTCTGCGTCTAATGGCTTCAGCTCGACCCCGGTCAAAAGCAGCCAGGGAAAATACCTCCACTCATCCAAGGGCTTCGACGGCGACGTCCTGTCTGACGACGAAGACACATTTTCGCTGCTCTCTCCAATCTATCATGACAGTTTTGACAGTGACGAAGAAGACGTGGAATCAATCTCTGCTCAACAGAATTCCTCGAGACAGCGCGATGACTCCAGGCTCAGCATGTCACCAGTCAG ATGTGAGTTACCACAAACGCCCTCTGATCAGATGTTAGGACCTGCTGTGCAGCCTGCAGCTTCACCTGCTCTCAGTGCATGGGAGATGTGGCTGGTGAACAAAGCTAAAGAGGATCGTCTTAAGATGGAAAAGAAAGCAGACGAG GAGCGCTTtctcaaagaaaagaaagagcaaGAAGAAAGGCAGCGGGAACAGAAGAATATCATCACAGAAGAGAAGATCCAAGGATGGCTAAAGATAAAAAATGACCAG GAGAGGAACAAGCAACttgaaaaacagagaaaagatgaggaggagatgcAGAAACAACTGGAGAAACAGAGGGAGATTCATCTGAAAGCTGAGCAAAAATACAAAGACTGGCTACAGAAAAAGAaccaagagaagaaagaaaaggagcagagggagagg AATGAGGCAGCCCtgaaagagcagcaggagaaggagcGCCGTGGGAGGGCAGAAGAGAAGTTTAAGGACTGGCTGGTAAAGGCCAATGAAAAGAGCAGAGCTACTCCAAAATCACCTCGCTGCACTACAA gtcCCTATGACAAATCATATACATCACCCAGCTTCTACAATCCAATCCCATGGAAACCAATTCACAACCCTCCTCCTGAAACATCACTGAATAAAACACCTGGCAAGAAAAgtcaaaaacagaagaaaagccAACAGAGCACAAAAACTGCGTTTAGACCGAGCAACACTCTGAGTGCAGCGTATTTGCTGCAGAGGAGATGA